The proteins below come from a single Tachysurus fulvidraco isolate hzauxx_2018 chromosome 26, HZAU_PFXX_2.0, whole genome shotgun sequence genomic window:
- the LOC113663964 gene encoding ensconsin-like isoform X38, producing MSESARHAETGSTAKVMASPVFEKKHQRNGRSAPAHQSANQSSPTAGNQTEILTPPSVSEKKPVTNGNASPVRLPDNSNQTGNKCVESLLKTDDRMRLARERREERERGLAMREQALLEKERRARLQYERTREERWRRLEEQRQKEEQRRAAVEEKRRHQLEEEKERLEALMRKSLERSLQLENRNKRGTYGMTGQSDYTLPHDLIASSPPTNELGNVQHSQMTSVDNLTLHRLCTHTHSSLARCNSDAELCVPCPRHTVPSSPHRSLYCASPSRHRANTVALEMGRANSVPNTPKKKKLHTERRTPAGSPVRRAESPADVIRRAVSPKFSPTHTHSRNQAPVPRRHYTPSPLRPPTILTDDKVSANRQAQEGKGHDPADTKLLTEMKVSVEDVKRSCEAQSPKATDSNTDRSAFTSGKAVARTTHGDEGSHILAEQQRLSHIQKEREEKDRLKAEQQKKNQEDMKEKKRKADEEKELQEKQEVERELIKQQEEQERQQRKKRIEEIMKRTRKRDGELKRDDSQELHSPPSNTHSHTPPVLHNTPASNPPDRRGTAPNVEIGPVTPQRSSPMREEQSTQNSSSEKLQMKSPTSQQVNSQVKSPTSQQENSQMKSPTSQQVKSPTSQQVNSQVKSPTSQQENSQVKSPTSQQVKSPTSQQVKSPTSQQVNSQVKSPTSQQMNSQVKSPTSQQVNSQMKSPTSQQMNSQMKSPTSQQENSQVKSPTSQQVKSPTSQQMNSQVKSPTSQQENSQMKSPTSQQVKSPTSQQVKSPTSQQVKSPTSQQVNSQVKSPTSQQMNSQVKSPTSQQENSQMKSPTSQQVKSPTSQQVKSPTSQQENSQVKSPTSQQVKSPTSQQVKSPTSQQVNSQVKSPTSQQMNSQVKSPTSQQMNSQMKSPTSQQMNSQVKSPTSQQENSQVKSPTSQQVDSQVKSPTSQQMNSQVKSLTSYQVNSQMKSEQVNGQASSQVKSTMTPSQVTSKKTSESSFPLSPLPHSQFPPTLSALEYLEKGDRARRESADAVQSMEFSPIPKEELISIPTFSPISEVPKVVNSTRVLEDLLDLTGHVTYPIMQYSTTHGDCNKNVIEPKQTSNTLNMRSRKE from the exons ATGTCGGAGAGCGCGAGACACGCAGAGACCGGAAGTACAG CTAAAGTGATGGCATCACCAGTTTTTGAGAAGAAGCATCAGAGAAATGGTCGCTCCGCCCCAGCTcaccaatcagccaatcagagcagtCCAACTGCTGGTAATCAGA CTGAAATCTTGACTCCACCCTCTGTGTCAGAGAAAAAGCCTGTGACCAATGGGAATGCTTCACCTGTCCGTCTCCCTGACAACAGCAACCAGACAGGTAACAAGT gtGTGGAGTCGCTACTCAAAACAGACGACAGGATGCGACTGGCCCGGgagagacgagaggagagagagaggggtctGG cgaTGAGGGAGCAGGCTCTGTTGGAGAAGGAGCGTCGCGCTCGTCTGCAGTATGAAAGAACGAGGGAGGAGAGGTGGAGGCGTCTGGAGGAGCAGAGGCAGAAGGAGGAGCAGCGCAGAGCTGCTGTGGAGGAGAAAAGGAGGCACCAGCTGGAGGAGGAAAAG gagcgtCTGGAGGCTTTAATGAGAAAATCATTGGAGCGAAGTCTTCAACTGGAGAACAGAAACAAACGCGGGACCTATGGGATGACcggacaga GCGACTATACCCTCCCCCATGACCTCATCGCCTCCTCTCCTCCTACCAACGAATTAGGCAACG TCCAACATAGTCAAATGACATCTGTGGATAACCTGACACTTCACCGTCtctgtacgcacacacactcctcactgGCTCGCTGCAACAGTGATGCTGAGCTGTGTGTGCCCTGCCCACggcacacag TTCCCTCCAGTCCTCACAGGTCACTGTACTGTGCTTCACCCAGCCGTCACCGTGCCAACACTGTTGCCTTGGAGATGGGCAGGGCAAATTCAGTGCCAAATACCCCAAAG aagaagAAGTTGCACACAGAGAGAAGGACCCCAGCTGGATCACCTGTTAGACGAGCTGAATCTCCTGCTGATGTAATCCGGCGTGCGGTCTCACCAAAGTTtagtcctacacacacacacagtcgtaaTCAGGCTCCAGTTCCTCGGCGTCATTACACTCCGTCCCCTCTGAGACCCCCCACAATCCTCACTGATGACAAGGTCAGCGCTAACAGGCAAGCACAGGAGGGCAAAGGTCATGACCCTGCAGATACAAAGCTACTGACTGAGATGAAGGTCAGTGTAGAAGATGTGAAGAGAAGCTGTGAAGCCCAGAGCCCCAAAGCTACAGACAGTAACACAG ACCGGTCTGCTTTCACCTCTGGGAAGGCTGTTGCCAGGACAACGCACGGGGACGAGGGGTCTCATATTTTGGCAGAACAACAGCGTCTCAGTCACATACAGAAGGAGcgtgaggaaaaggacag actGAAAGCTGAGCAGCAGAAGAAGAACCAGGAGGacatgaaagaaaagaagagaaaagcagaTGAAGAGAAGGAGTTGCAGGAG aaacaggaagtggagaGAGAGCTGATAAAGCAGCAGGAAGAACAAGAGCGTCAGCAGAGGAAAAAG AGAATTGAGGAGATCATGAAGAGGACACGGAAGAGGGATGGAGAATTAAAG AGAGACGACAGTCAGGAGCTTCATTCCCCtccatctaacacacactcacacactccgccCG TACTGCACAACACTCCGGCATCAAACCCACCTGATCGTAGAGGAACGGCTCCAAACGTGGAGATTGGGCCTGTGACACCTCAGAGAAGCTCACCTATGAGAGAGGAACAGAGCACTCAGAACAGTTCATCagagaagctacagatgaagagTCCAACCTCACAACAGGTGAACAGCCAGGTGAAGAGTCCAACCTCACAACAGGAGAACAGCCAGATGAAGAGTCCAACCTCACAACAGGTGAAGAGTCCGACCTCACAACAGGTGAACAGCCAGGTGAAGAGTCCAACCTCACAACAGGAAAACAGCCAGGTGAAGAGTCCAACCTCACAACAGGTGAAGAGTCCAACCTCACAACAGGTGAAGAGTCCGACCTCACAACAGGTGAACAGCCAGGTGAAGAGTCCAACCTCACAACAGATGAACAGCCAGGTGAAGAGTCCAACCTCACAACAGGTGAACAGCCAGATGAAAAGTCCAACCTCACAACAGATGAACAGCCAGATGAAGAGTCCAACCTCACAACAGGAGAACAGCCAGGTGAAGAGTCCAACCTCACAACAGGTGAAGAGTCCAACCTCACAACAGATGAACAGCCAGGTGAAGAGTCCAACCTCACAACAGGAGAACAGCCAGATGAAGAGTCCAACCTCACAACAGGTGAAGAGTCCAACCTCACAACAGGTGAAGAGTCCGACCTCACAACAGGTGAAGAGTCCGACCTCACAACAGGTGAACAGCCAGGTGAAGAGTCCAACCTCACAACAGATGAACAGCCAGGTGAAGAGTCCAACCTCACAACAGGAGAACAGCCAGATGAAGAGTCCAACCTCACAACAGGTGAAGAGTCCAACCTCACAACAGGTGAAGAGTCCAACCTCACAACAGGAGAACAGCCAGGTGAAGAGTCCAACCTCACAACAGGTGAAGAGTCCGACCTCACAACAGGTGAAGAGTCCGACCTCACAACAGGTGAACAGCCAGGTGAAGAGTCCAACCTCACAACAGATGAACAGCCAGGTGAAAAGTCCAACCTCACAACAGATGAACAGCCAGATGAAAAGTCCAACCTCACAACAGATGAACAGCCAGGTGAAGAGTCCAACCTCACAACAGGAGAACAGCCAGGTGAAGAGTCCAACCTCACAACAG GTGGACAGCCAGGTGAAGAGTCCAACCTCACAACAGATGAACAGCCAGGTGAAGAGTCTAACCTCCTACCAAGTGAACAGTCAGATGAAGAGTGAGCAAGTGAATGGCCAGGCGAGCTCACAGGTGAAATCAACCATGACACCATCACAAGTGACATCAAAGAAGACATCAGAAAGCTCCTTTCCCCTCAGCCCATTACCTCATTCACAGTTCCCACCAACTCTCAGTGCCCTGGAGTATCTGGAGAAAGGGGACAGGGCAAGAAGGGAGTCGGCTGATGCAGTGCAATCGATGGAGTTCAG CCCCATCCCTAAAGAGGAACTGATCTCAATTCCGACCTTTTCTCCGATCTCTGAAGTCCCGAAAGTTGTGAACAGCACACGAGTGTTGGAGGACCTGCTGGATCTGACTGGTCATGTGACGTATCCCATAATGCAGTACAGCACCACACACGGAGACTGCAACAAAAATGTCATTGAGCCAAAACAGACATCTAACACACTGAACATGAGAAGCAGAAAGGAGTGA
- the LOC113663964 gene encoding neurofilament heavy polypeptide-like isoform X23, which yields MSESARHAETGSTAKVMASPVFEKKHQRNGRSAPAHQSANQSSPTAGNQTEILTPPSVSEKKPVTNGNASPVRLPDNSNQTGNKCVESLLKTDDRMRLARERREERERGLAMREQALLEKERRARLQYERTREERWRRLEEQRQKEEQRRAAVEEKRRHQLEEEKERLEALMRKSLERSLQLENRNKRGTYGMTGQSDYTLPHDLIASSPPTNELGNVQHSQMTSVDNLTLHRLCTHTHSSLARCNSDAELCVPCPRHTVPSSPHRSLYCASPSRHRANTVALEMGRANSVPNTPKKKKLHTERRTPAGSPVRRAESPADVIRRAVSPKFSPTHTHSRNQAPVPRRHYTPSPLRPPTILTDDKVSANRQAQEGKGHDPADTKLLTEMKVSVEDVKRSCEAQSPKATDSNTDRSAFTSGKAVARTTHGDEGSHILAEQQRLSHIQKEREEKDRLKAEQQKKNQEDMKEKKRKADEEKELQEKQEVERELIKQQEEQERQQRKKRIEEIMKRTRKRDGELKRDDSQELHSPPSNTHSHTPPVLHNTPASNPPDRRGTAPNVEIGPVTPQRSSPMREEQSTQNSSSEKLQMKSPTSQQVNSQVKSPTSQQENSQMKSPTSQQVKSPTSQQVNSQVKSPTSQQENSQVKSPTSQQVKSPTSQQVKSPTSQQVNSQVKSPTSQQMNSQVKSPTSQQVNSQMKSPTSQQMNSQMKSPTSQQENSQVKSPTSQQVKSPTSQQMNSQVKSPTSQQENSQMKSPTSQQVKSPTSQQVKSPTSQQVKSPTSQQVNSQVKSPTSQQMNSQVKSPTSQQENSQMKSPTSQQVKSPTSQQVKSPTSQQENSQVKSPTSQQVKSPTSQQMNSQVKSPTSQQENSQVKSPTSQQVKRPTSQQVKSPTSQQVKSPTSQQVNSQMKNPTSQQMNSQVKSPNSQQMNSQMKSPTSQQMNSQVKSPTSQQMNSQVKSPTSQQVDSQVKSPTSQQMNSQVKSLTSYQVNSQMKSEQVNGQASSQVKSTMTPSQVTSKKTSESSFPLSPLPHSQFPPTLSALEYLEKGDRARRESADAVQSMEFSPIPKEELISIPTFSPISEVPKVVNSTRVLEDLLDLTGHVTYPIMQYSTTHGDCNKNVIEPKQTSNTLNMRSRKE from the exons ATGTCGGAGAGCGCGAGACACGCAGAGACCGGAAGTACAG CTAAAGTGATGGCATCACCAGTTTTTGAGAAGAAGCATCAGAGAAATGGTCGCTCCGCCCCAGCTcaccaatcagccaatcagagcagtCCAACTGCTGGTAATCAGA CTGAAATCTTGACTCCACCCTCTGTGTCAGAGAAAAAGCCTGTGACCAATGGGAATGCTTCACCTGTCCGTCTCCCTGACAACAGCAACCAGACAGGTAACAAGT gtGTGGAGTCGCTACTCAAAACAGACGACAGGATGCGACTGGCCCGGgagagacgagaggagagagagaggggtctGG cgaTGAGGGAGCAGGCTCTGTTGGAGAAGGAGCGTCGCGCTCGTCTGCAGTATGAAAGAACGAGGGAGGAGAGGTGGAGGCGTCTGGAGGAGCAGAGGCAGAAGGAGGAGCAGCGCAGAGCTGCTGTGGAGGAGAAAAGGAGGCACCAGCTGGAGGAGGAAAAG gagcgtCTGGAGGCTTTAATGAGAAAATCATTGGAGCGAAGTCTTCAACTGGAGAACAGAAACAAACGCGGGACCTATGGGATGACcggacaga GCGACTATACCCTCCCCCATGACCTCATCGCCTCCTCTCCTCCTACCAACGAATTAGGCAACG TCCAACATAGTCAAATGACATCTGTGGATAACCTGACACTTCACCGTCtctgtacgcacacacactcctcactgGCTCGCTGCAACAGTGATGCTGAGCTGTGTGTGCCCTGCCCACggcacacag TTCCCTCCAGTCCTCACAGGTCACTGTACTGTGCTTCACCCAGCCGTCACCGTGCCAACACTGTTGCCTTGGAGATGGGCAGGGCAAATTCAGTGCCAAATACCCCAAAG aagaagAAGTTGCACACAGAGAGAAGGACCCCAGCTGGATCACCTGTTAGACGAGCTGAATCTCCTGCTGATGTAATCCGGCGTGCGGTCTCACCAAAGTTtagtcctacacacacacacagtcgtaaTCAGGCTCCAGTTCCTCGGCGTCATTACACTCCGTCCCCTCTGAGACCCCCCACAATCCTCACTGATGACAAGGTCAGCGCTAACAGGCAAGCACAGGAGGGCAAAGGTCATGACCCTGCAGATACAAAGCTACTGACTGAGATGAAGGTCAGTGTAGAAGATGTGAAGAGAAGCTGTGAAGCCCAGAGCCCCAAAGCTACAGACAGTAACACAG ACCGGTCTGCTTTCACCTCTGGGAAGGCTGTTGCCAGGACAACGCACGGGGACGAGGGGTCTCATATTTTGGCAGAACAACAGCGTCTCAGTCACATACAGAAGGAGcgtgaggaaaaggacag actGAAAGCTGAGCAGCAGAAGAAGAACCAGGAGGacatgaaagaaaagaagagaaaagcagaTGAAGAGAAGGAGTTGCAGGAG aaacaggaagtggagaGAGAGCTGATAAAGCAGCAGGAAGAACAAGAGCGTCAGCAGAGGAAAAAG AGAATTGAGGAGATCATGAAGAGGACACGGAAGAGGGATGGAGAATTAAAG AGAGACGACAGTCAGGAGCTTCATTCCCCtccatctaacacacactcacacactccgccCG TACTGCACAACACTCCGGCATCAAACCCACCTGATCGTAGAGGAACGGCTCCAAACGTGGAGATTGGGCCTGTGACACCTCAGAGAAGCTCACCTATGAGAGAGGAACAGAGCACTCAGAACAGTTCATCagagaagctacagatgaagagTCCAACCTCACAACAGGTGAACAGCCAGGTGAAGAGTCCAACCTCACAACAGGAGAACAGCCAGATGAAGAGTCCAACCTCACAACAGGTGAAGAGTCCGACCTCACAACAGGTGAACAGCCAGGTGAAGAGTCCAACCTCACAACAGGAAAACAGCCAGGTGAAGAGTCCAACCTCACAACAGGTGAAGAGTCCAACCTCACAACAGGTGAAGAGTCCGACCTCACAACAGGTGAACAGCCAGGTGAAGAGTCCAACCTCACAACAGATGAACAGCCAGGTGAAGAGTCCAACCTCACAACAGGTGAACAGCCAGATGAAAAGTCCAACCTCACAACAGATGAACAGCCAGATGAAGAGTCCAACCTCACAACAGGAGAACAGCCAGGTGAAGAGTCCAACCTCACAACAGGTGAAGAGTCCAACCTCACAACAGATGAACAGCCAGGTGAAGAGTCCAACCTCACAACAGGAGAACAGCCAGATGAAGAGTCCAACCTCACAACAGGTGAAGAGTCCAACCTCACAACAGGTGAAGAGTCCGACCTCACAACAGGTGAAGAGTCCGACCTCACAACAGGTGAACAGCCAGGTGAAGAGTCCAACCTCACAACAGATGAACAGCCAGGTGAAGAGTCCAACCTCACAACAGGAGAACAGCCAGATGAAGAGTCCAACCTCACAACAGGTGAAGAGTCCAACCTCACAACAGGTGAAGAGTCCAACCTCACAACAGGAGAACAGCCAGGTGAAGAGTCCAACCTCACAACAGGTGAAGAGTCCGACCTCACAACAG ATGAACAGCCAGGTGAAGAGTCCAACCTCACAACAGGAGAACAGCCAGGTGAAGAGTCCAACCTCACAACAGGTGAAGAGACCAACCTCACAACAGGTGAAGAGTCCAACCTCACAACAGGTGAAGAGTCCAACCTCACAACAGGTGAACAGCCAGATGAAAAATCCAACTTCACAACAGATGAACAGCCAGGTGAAGAGTCCAAACTCACAACAGATGAACAGCCAGATGAAAAGTCCAACCTCACAACAGATGAACAGCCAGGTGAAGAGTCCAACCTCACAACAGATGAACAGCCAGGTGAAGAGTCCAACCTCACAACAGGTGGACAGCCAGGTGAAGAGTCCAACCTCACAACAGATGAACAGCCAGGTGAAGAGTCTAACCTCCTACCAAGTGAACAGTCAGATGAAGAGTGAGCAAGTGAATGGCCAGGCGAGCTCACAGGTGAAATCAACCATGACACCATCACAAGTGACATCAAAGAAGACATCAGAAAGCTCCTTTCCCCTCAGCCCATTACCTCATTCACAGTTCCCACCAACTCTCAGTGCCCTGGAGTATCTGGAGAAAGGGGACAGGGCAAGAAGGGAGTCGGCTGATGCAGTGCAATCGATGGAGTTCAG CCCCATCCCTAAAGAGGAACTGATCTCAATTCCGACCTTTTCTCCGATCTCTGAAGTCCCGAAAGTTGTGAACAGCACACGAGTGTTGGAGGACCTGCTGGATCTGACTGGTCATGTGACGTATCCCATAATGCAGTACAGCACCACACACGGAGACTGCAACAAAAATGTCATTGAGCCAAAACAGACATCTAACACACTGAACATGAGAAGCAGAAAGGAGTGA
- the LOC113663964 gene encoding muscle M-line assembly protein unc-89-like isoform X28 yields the protein MSESARHAETGSTAKVMASPVFEKKHQRNGRSAPAHQSANQSSPTAGNQTEILTPPSVSEKKPVTNGNASPVRLPDNSNQTGNKCVESLLKTDDRMRLARERREERERGLAMREQALLEKERRARLQYERTREERWRRLEEQRQKEEQRRAAVEEKRRHQLEEEKERLEALMRKSLERSLQLENRNKRGTYGMTGQSDYTLPHDLIASSPPTNELGNVQHSQMTSVDNLTLHRLCTHTHSSLARCNSDAELCVPCPRHTVPSSPHRSLYCASPSRHRANTVALEMGRANSVPNTPKKKKLHTERRTPAGSPVRRAESPADVIRRAVSPKFSPTHTHSRNQAPVPRRHYTPSPLRPPTILTDDKVSANRQAQEGKGHDPADTKLLTEMKVSVEDVKRSCEAQSPKATDSNTDRSAFTSGKAVARTTHGDEGSHILAEQQRLSHIQKEREEKDRLKAEQQKKNQEDMKEKKRKADEEKELQEKQEVERELIKQQEEQERQQRKKRIEEIMKRTRKRDGELKRDDSQELHSPPSNTHSHTPPVLHNTPASNPPDRRGTAPNVEIGPVTPQRSSPMREEQSTQNSSSEKLQMKSPTSQQVNSQVKSPTSQQENSQMKSPTSQQVKSPTSQQVNSQVKSPTSQQENSQVKSPTSQQVKSPTSQQVKSPTSQQVNSQVKSPTSQQMNSQVKSPTSQQVNSQMKSPTSQQMNSQMKSPTSQQENSQVKSPTSQQVKSPTSQQMNSQVKSPTSQQENSQMKSPTSQQVKSPTSQQVNSQVKSPTSQQENSQVKSPTSQQVKSPTSQQVKSPTSQQVNSQVKSPTSQQMNSQVKSPTSQQMNSQMKSPTSQQMNSQVKSPTSQQENSQVKSPTSQQVKRPTSQQVKSPTSQQVKSPTSQQVNSQMKNPTSQQMNSQVKSPNSQQMNSQMKSPTSQQMNSQVKSPTSQQMNSQVKSPTSQQVDSQVKSPTSQQMNSQVKSLTSYQVNSQMKSEQVNGQASSQVKSTMTPSQVTSKKTSESSFPLSPLPHSQFPPTLSALEYLEKGDRARRESADAVQSMEFSPIPKEELISIPTFSPISEVPKVVNSTRVLEDLLDLTGHVTYPIMQYSTTHGDCNKNVIEPKQTSNTLNMRSRKE from the exons ATGTCGGAGAGCGCGAGACACGCAGAGACCGGAAGTACAG CTAAAGTGATGGCATCACCAGTTTTTGAGAAGAAGCATCAGAGAAATGGTCGCTCCGCCCCAGCTcaccaatcagccaatcagagcagtCCAACTGCTGGTAATCAGA CTGAAATCTTGACTCCACCCTCTGTGTCAGAGAAAAAGCCTGTGACCAATGGGAATGCTTCACCTGTCCGTCTCCCTGACAACAGCAACCAGACAGGTAACAAGT gtGTGGAGTCGCTACTCAAAACAGACGACAGGATGCGACTGGCCCGGgagagacgagaggagagagagaggggtctGG cgaTGAGGGAGCAGGCTCTGTTGGAGAAGGAGCGTCGCGCTCGTCTGCAGTATGAAAGAACGAGGGAGGAGAGGTGGAGGCGTCTGGAGGAGCAGAGGCAGAAGGAGGAGCAGCGCAGAGCTGCTGTGGAGGAGAAAAGGAGGCACCAGCTGGAGGAGGAAAAG gagcgtCTGGAGGCTTTAATGAGAAAATCATTGGAGCGAAGTCTTCAACTGGAGAACAGAAACAAACGCGGGACCTATGGGATGACcggacaga GCGACTATACCCTCCCCCATGACCTCATCGCCTCCTCTCCTCCTACCAACGAATTAGGCAACG TCCAACATAGTCAAATGACATCTGTGGATAACCTGACACTTCACCGTCtctgtacgcacacacactcctcactgGCTCGCTGCAACAGTGATGCTGAGCTGTGTGTGCCCTGCCCACggcacacag TTCCCTCCAGTCCTCACAGGTCACTGTACTGTGCTTCACCCAGCCGTCACCGTGCCAACACTGTTGCCTTGGAGATGGGCAGGGCAAATTCAGTGCCAAATACCCCAAAG aagaagAAGTTGCACACAGAGAGAAGGACCCCAGCTGGATCACCTGTTAGACGAGCTGAATCTCCTGCTGATGTAATCCGGCGTGCGGTCTCACCAAAGTTtagtcctacacacacacacagtcgtaaTCAGGCTCCAGTTCCTCGGCGTCATTACACTCCGTCCCCTCTGAGACCCCCCACAATCCTCACTGATGACAAGGTCAGCGCTAACAGGCAAGCACAGGAGGGCAAAGGTCATGACCCTGCAGATACAAAGCTACTGACTGAGATGAAGGTCAGTGTAGAAGATGTGAAGAGAAGCTGTGAAGCCCAGAGCCCCAAAGCTACAGACAGTAACACAG ACCGGTCTGCTTTCACCTCTGGGAAGGCTGTTGCCAGGACAACGCACGGGGACGAGGGGTCTCATATTTTGGCAGAACAACAGCGTCTCAGTCACATACAGAAGGAGcgtgaggaaaaggacag actGAAAGCTGAGCAGCAGAAGAAGAACCAGGAGGacatgaaagaaaagaagagaaaagcagaTGAAGAGAAGGAGTTGCAGGAG aaacaggaagtggagaGAGAGCTGATAAAGCAGCAGGAAGAACAAGAGCGTCAGCAGAGGAAAAAG AGAATTGAGGAGATCATGAAGAGGACACGGAAGAGGGATGGAGAATTAAAG AGAGACGACAGTCAGGAGCTTCATTCCCCtccatctaacacacactcacacactccgccCG TACTGCACAACACTCCGGCATCAAACCCACCTGATCGTAGAGGAACGGCTCCAAACGTGGAGATTGGGCCTGTGACACCTCAGAGAAGCTCACCTATGAGAGAGGAACAGAGCACTCAGAACAGTTCATCagagaagctacagatgaagagTCCAACCTCACAACAGGTGAACAGCCAGGTGAAGAGTCCAACCTCACAACAGGAGAACAGCCAGATGAAGAGTCCAACCTCACAACAGGTGAAGAGTCCGACCTCACAACAGGTGAACAGCCAGGTGAAGAGTCCAACCTCACAACAGGAAAACAGCCAGGTGAAGAGTCCAACCTCACAACAGGTGAAGAGTCCAACCTCACAACAGGTGAAGAGTCCGACCTCACAACAGGTGAACAGCCAGGTGAAGAGTCCAACCTCACAACAGATGAACAGCCAGGTGAAGAGTCCAACCTCACAACAGGTGAACAGCCAGATGAAAAGTCCAACCTCACAACAGATGAACAGCCAGATGAAGAGTCCAACCTCACAACAGGAGAACAGCCAGGTGAAGAGTCCAACCTCACAACAGGTGAAGAGTCCAACCTCACAACAGATGAACAGCCAGGTGAAGAGTCCAACCTCACAACAGGAGAACAGCCAGATGAAGAGTCCAACCTCACAACAG GTGAAGAGTCCGACCTCACAACAGGTGAACAGCCAG GTGAAGAGTCCAACCTCACAACAGGAGAACAGCCAGGTGAAGAGTCCAACCTCACAACAGGTGAAGAGTCCGACCTCACAACAGGTGAAGAGTCCGACCTCACAACAGGTGAACAGCCAGGTGAAGAGTCCAACCTCACAACAGATGAACAGCCAGGTGAAAAGTCCAACCTCACAACAGATGAACAGCCAGATGAAAAGTCCAACCTCACAACAGATGAACAGCCAGGTGAAGAGTCCAACCTCACAACAGGAGAACAGCCAGGTGAAGAGTCCAACCTCACAACAGGTGAAGAGACCAACCTCACAACAGGTGAAGAGTCCAACCTCACAACAGGTGAAGAGTCCAACCTCACAACAGGTGAACAGCCAGATGAAAAATCCAACTTCACAACAGATGAACAGCCAGGTGAAGAGTCCAAACTCACAACAGATGAACAGCCAGATGAAAAGTCCAACCTCACAACAGATGAACAGCCAGGTGAAGAGTCCAACCTCACAACAGATGAACAGCCAGGTGAAGAGTCCAACCTCACAACAGGTGGACAGCCAGGTGAAGAGTCCAACCTCACAACAGATGAACAGCCAGGTGAAGAGTCTAACCTCCTACCAAGTGAACAGTCAGATGAAGAGTGAGCAAGTGAATGGCCAGGCGAGCTCACAGGTGAAATCAACCATGACACCATCACAAGTGACATCAAAGAAGACATCAGAAAGCTCCTTTCCCCTCAGCCCATTACCTCATTCACAGTTCCCACCAACTCTCAGTGCCCTGGAGTATCTGGAGAAAGGGGACAGGGCAAGAAGGGAGTCGGCTGATGCAGTGCAATCGATGGAGTTCAG CCCCATCCCTAAAGAGGAACTGATCTCAATTCCGACCTTTTCTCCGATCTCTGAAGTCCCGAAAGTTGTGAACAGCACACGAGTGTTGGAGGACCTGCTGGATCTGACTGGTCATGTGACGTATCCCATAATGCAGTACAGCACCACACACGGAGACTGCAACAAAAATGTCATTGAGCCAAAACAGACATCTAACACACTGAACATGAGAAGCAGAAAGGAGTGA